From Macaca mulatta isolate MMU2019108-1 chromosome 1, T2T-MMU8v2.0, whole genome shotgun sequence, the proteins below share one genomic window:
- the MUTYH gene encoding adenine DNA glycosylase isoform X33 yields MRKPRAAVGSGHRRQAASQERRQKHAKSNSQAKPSACDAGLARQPEEVVLQASVSPYHLFRDIAEVTAFRRSLLSWYDQEKRDLPWRRRAEDEVDPDRRAYAVWVSEVMLQQTQVATVINYYTGWMQKWPTLQDLASASLEEVNQLWAGLGYYSRGRRLQEGARKVVEELGGHMPRTAETLQQLLPGVGRYTAGAIASIAFGQATGVVDGNVARVLCRVRAIGADPSSTLVSQRLWGLAQQLVDPARPGDFNQAAMELGATVCTPQRPLCSQCPVQSLCRARQRVEREQLLASRSLSGNPDVEECGLLAGLWEFPSVTWEPSEQLQRKALLQELQRWAGPLPATRLRHLGEVVHTFSHIKLTYQVYGLALEGQTPVTTVPAGARWLTQEEFHTAAVSTAMKKVFRVYQGQQPGTCKGSKRSQVSSPCSRKKPCMGQQVLDNFFRPHISTDASNLNSAAQ; encoded by the exons AAAGGAGGCAGAAGCATGCTAAGAGCAACAGTCAGGCCAAGCCTTCTGCTTGTGATG CAGGCCTGGCCAGGCAGCCGGAAGAGGTGGTATTGCAGGCCTCTGTCTCCCCATACCATCTATTCAGAGACATAGCCGAAGTCACAGCCTTCCGAAGGAGCCTGCTAAGCTGGTACGACCAAGAGAAGCGGGACTTACCATGGAGAAGACGG GCAGAAGATGAGGTGGACCCGGACAGGCGGGCATATGCTG TGTGGGTCTCAGAGGTCATGCTGCAGCAGACCCAGGTTGCCACTGTGATCAACTACTATACTGGATGGATGCAG AAGTGGCCTACACTGCAGGACCTGGCCAGTGCTTCCCTGGAG GAGGTGAATCAGCTCTGGGCTGGCCTGGGGTACTATTCTCGTGGCCGGCGGCTGCAGGAGGGAGCTCGGAAG GTCGTAGAGGAGCTAGGGGGCCACATGCCACGTACAGCAGAGACCCTGCAGCAGCTCCTGCCCGGCGTGGGGCGCTACACAGCTGGGGCCATTGCCTCTATCGCCTTTGGCCAG gcaacCGGTGTGGTGGATGGCAACGTAGCACGGGTGCTGTGCCGTGTCCGAGCCATTGGTGCTGATCCCAGCAGCACCCTTGTTTCCCAGCGGCTCTG GGGTCTAGCCCAGCAACTGGTGGACCCAGCCCGGCCAGGAGATTTCAACCAAGCAGCCATGGAGCTAGGGGCCACAGTGTGTACCCCACAGCGCCCACTGTGCAGCCAGTGCCCTGTGCAGAGCCTGTGCCGGGCACGCCAGAGA GTGGAGCGGGAACAGCTCTTAGCCTCACGGAGCCTGTCGGGCAATCCTGATGTGGAGGAGTGTG GTCTGCTGGCAGGACTGTGGGAGTTCCCGTCCGTTACCTGGGAGCCCTCAGAGCAGCTTCAGCGCAAGGCCCTACTGCAGGAACTACAGCGTTGGGCTGGGCCCCTCCCAGCCACGCGCCTCCGGCACCTTGGGGAG GTTGTCCACACCTTCTCTCACATCAAGCTGACATATCAAGTATATGGTCTGGCCTTGGAAGGGCAGACCCCAGTGACCACCGTACCAGCAGGCGCTCGCTGGCTGACCCAGGAGGAATTTCACACCGCAGCTGTTTCCACCGCCATGAAAAAG GTTTTCCGTGTGTATCAGGGCCAACAGCCAGGGACCTGCAAG GGTTCCAAAAGGTCCCAGGTGTCCTCTCCGTGCAGTCGGAAAAAGCCCTGCATGGGCCAGCAAGTCCTGGATAATTTCTTTCGGCCTCACATCTCCACTGATGCATCCAACCTCAACAGTGCAGCCCAGTGA
- the MUTYH gene encoding adenine DNA glycosylase isoform X6, giving the protein MRKPRAAVGSGHRRQAASQERRQKHAKSNSQAKPSACDGLARQPEEVVLQASVSPYHLFRDIAEVTAFRRSLLSWYDQEKRDLPWRRRAEDEVDPDRRAYAVWVSEVMLQQTQVATVINYYTGWMQKWPTLQDLASASLEEVNQLWAGLGYYSRGRRLQEGARKVVEELGGHMPRTAETLQQLLPGVGRYTAGAIASIAFGQATGVVDGNVARVLCRVRAIGADPSSTLVSQRLWGLAQQLVDPARPGDFNQAAMELGATVCTPQRPLCSQCPVQSLCRARQRVEREQLLASRSLSGNPDVEECALNTGQCQLCLPASEPWDQTLGVVNFPRKASRKPPREESSATCVLEQPGALGGAQILLVQRPNSGLLAGLWEFPSVTWEPSEQLQRKALLQELQRWAGPLPATRLRHLGEVVHTFSHIKLTYQVYGLALEGQTPVTTVPAGARWLTQEEFHTAAVSTAMKKVFRVYQGQQPGTCKGLALSPRLECGVQWRNLGSLQALGSRHSPASASRLLGLQGSKRSQVSSPCSRKKPCMGQQVLDNFFRPHISTDASNLNSAAQ; this is encoded by the exons AAAGGAGGCAGAAGCATGCTAAGAGCAACAGTCAGGCCAAGCCTTCTGCTTGTGATG GCCTGGCCAGGCAGCCGGAAGAGGTGGTATTGCAGGCCTCTGTCTCCCCATACCATCTATTCAGAGACATAGCCGAAGTCACAGCCTTCCGAAGGAGCCTGCTAAGCTGGTACGACCAAGAGAAGCGGGACTTACCATGGAGAAGACGG GCAGAAGATGAGGTGGACCCGGACAGGCGGGCATATGCTG TGTGGGTCTCAGAGGTCATGCTGCAGCAGACCCAGGTTGCCACTGTGATCAACTACTATACTGGATGGATGCAG AAGTGGCCTACACTGCAGGACCTGGCCAGTGCTTCCCTGGAG GAGGTGAATCAGCTCTGGGCTGGCCTGGGGTACTATTCTCGTGGCCGGCGGCTGCAGGAGGGAGCTCGGAAG GTCGTAGAGGAGCTAGGGGGCCACATGCCACGTACAGCAGAGACCCTGCAGCAGCTCCTGCCCGGCGTGGGGCGCTACACAGCTGGGGCCATTGCCTCTATCGCCTTTGGCCAG gcaacCGGTGTGGTGGATGGCAACGTAGCACGGGTGCTGTGCCGTGTCCGAGCCATTGGTGCTGATCCCAGCAGCACCCTTGTTTCCCAGCGGCTCTG GGGTCTAGCCCAGCAACTGGTGGACCCAGCCCGGCCAGGAGATTTCAACCAAGCAGCCATGGAGCTAGGGGCCACAGTGTGTACCCCACAGCGCCCACTGTGCAGCCAGTGCCCTGTGCAGAGCCTGTGCCGGGCACGCCAGAGA GTGGAGCGGGAACAGCTCTTAGCCTCACGGAGCCTGTCGGGCAATCCTGATGTGGAGGAGTGTG CTCTCAACACTGGACAGTGCCAGTTGTGCCTGCCTGCTTCAGAGCCCTGGGACCAGACCCTGGGAGTGGTCAACTTCCCCAGAAAGGCCAGCCGCAAGCCTCCCAGGGAGGAGAGCTCTGCTACCTGTGTTCTGGAACAGCCTGGGGCCCTTGGGGGTGCCCAAATTCTGCTGGTACAGAGGCCCAACTCAG GTCTGCTGGCAGGACTGTGGGAGTTCCCGTCCGTTACCTGGGAGCCCTCAGAGCAGCTTCAGCGCAAGGCCCTACTGCAGGAACTACAGCGTTGGGCTGGGCCCCTCCCAGCCACGCGCCTCCGGCACCTTGGGGAG GTTGTCCACACCTTCTCTCACATCAAGCTGACATATCAAGTATATGGTCTGGCCTTGGAAGGGCAGACCCCAGTGACCACCGTACCAGCAGGCGCTCGCTGGCTGACCCAGGAGGAATTTCACACCGCAGCTGTTTCCACCGCCATGAAAAAG GTTTTCCGTGTGTATCAGGGCCAACAGCCAGGGACCTGCAAG ggtctcgctctgtcacctaggctggagtgtggagttcagtggcgcaatctcggctcactgcaagctctgggttcacgccattctcctgcctcagcctcccgattgctgggactacag GGTTCCAAAAGGTCCCAGGTGTCCTCTCCGTGCAGTCGGAAAAAGCCCTGCATGGGCCAGCAAGTCCTGGATAATTTCTTTCGGCCTCACATCTCCACTGATGCATCCAACCTCAACAGTGCAGCCCAGTGA
- the MUTYH gene encoding adenine DNA glycosylase isoform X8 — translation MRKPRAAVGSGHRRQAASQERRQKHAKSNSQAKPSACDGLARQPEEVVLQASVSPYHLFRDIAEVTAFRRSLLSWYDQEKRDLPWRRRVGRRGAGTVVWVSEVMLQQTQVATVINYYTGWMQKWPTLQDLASASLEEVNQLWAGLGYYSRGRRLQEGARKVVEELGGHMPRTAETLQQLLPGVGRYTAGAIASIAFGQATGVVDGNVARVLCRVRAIGADPSSTLVSQRLWGLAQQLVDPARPGDFNQAAMELGATVCTPQRPLCSQCPVQSLCRARQRVEREQLLASRSLSGNPDVEECALNTGQCQLCLPASEPWDQTLGVVNFPRKASRKPPREESSATCVLEQPGALGGAQILLVQRPNSGLLAGLWEFPSVTWEPSEQLQRKALLQELQRWAGPLPATRLRHLGEVVHTFSHIKLTYQVYGLALEGQTPVTTVPAGARWLTQEEFHTAAVSTAMKKVFRVYQGQQPGTCKGLALSPRLECGVQWRNLGSLQALGSRHSPASASRLLGLQGSKRSQVSSPCSRKKPCMGQQVLDNFFRPHISTDASNLNSAAQ, via the exons AAAGGAGGCAGAAGCATGCTAAGAGCAACAGTCAGGCCAAGCCTTCTGCTTGTGATG GCCTGGCCAGGCAGCCGGAAGAGGTGGTATTGCAGGCCTCTGTCTCCCCATACCATCTATTCAGAGACATAGCCGAAGTCACAGCCTTCCGAAGGAGCCTGCTAAGCTGGTACGACCAAGAGAAGCGGGACTTACCATGGAGAAGACGGGTAGGCAGGCGAGGAGCAGGGACAGTGG TGTGGGTCTCAGAGGTCATGCTGCAGCAGACCCAGGTTGCCACTGTGATCAACTACTATACTGGATGGATGCAG AAGTGGCCTACACTGCAGGACCTGGCCAGTGCTTCCCTGGAG GAGGTGAATCAGCTCTGGGCTGGCCTGGGGTACTATTCTCGTGGCCGGCGGCTGCAGGAGGGAGCTCGGAAG GTCGTAGAGGAGCTAGGGGGCCACATGCCACGTACAGCAGAGACCCTGCAGCAGCTCCTGCCCGGCGTGGGGCGCTACACAGCTGGGGCCATTGCCTCTATCGCCTTTGGCCAG gcaacCGGTGTGGTGGATGGCAACGTAGCACGGGTGCTGTGCCGTGTCCGAGCCATTGGTGCTGATCCCAGCAGCACCCTTGTTTCCCAGCGGCTCTG GGGTCTAGCCCAGCAACTGGTGGACCCAGCCCGGCCAGGAGATTTCAACCAAGCAGCCATGGAGCTAGGGGCCACAGTGTGTACCCCACAGCGCCCACTGTGCAGCCAGTGCCCTGTGCAGAGCCTGTGCCGGGCACGCCAGAGA GTGGAGCGGGAACAGCTCTTAGCCTCACGGAGCCTGTCGGGCAATCCTGATGTGGAGGAGTGTG CTCTCAACACTGGACAGTGCCAGTTGTGCCTGCCTGCTTCAGAGCCCTGGGACCAGACCCTGGGAGTGGTCAACTTCCCCAGAAAGGCCAGCCGCAAGCCTCCCAGGGAGGAGAGCTCTGCTACCTGTGTTCTGGAACAGCCTGGGGCCCTTGGGGGTGCCCAAATTCTGCTGGTACAGAGGCCCAACTCAG GTCTGCTGGCAGGACTGTGGGAGTTCCCGTCCGTTACCTGGGAGCCCTCAGAGCAGCTTCAGCGCAAGGCCCTACTGCAGGAACTACAGCGTTGGGCTGGGCCCCTCCCAGCCACGCGCCTCCGGCACCTTGGGGAG GTTGTCCACACCTTCTCTCACATCAAGCTGACATATCAAGTATATGGTCTGGCCTTGGAAGGGCAGACCCCAGTGACCACCGTACCAGCAGGCGCTCGCTGGCTGACCCAGGAGGAATTTCACACCGCAGCTGTTTCCACCGCCATGAAAAAG GTTTTCCGTGTGTATCAGGGCCAACAGCCAGGGACCTGCAAG ggtctcgctctgtcacctaggctggagtgtggagttcagtggcgcaatctcggctcactgcaagctctgggttcacgccattctcctgcctcagcctcccgattgctgggactacag GGTTCCAAAAGGTCCCAGGTGTCCTCTCCGTGCAGTCGGAAAAAGCCCTGCATGGGCCAGCAAGTCCTGGATAATTTCTTTCGGCCTCACATCTCCACTGATGCATCCAACCTCAACAGTGCAGCCCAGTGA
- the MUTYH gene encoding adenine DNA glycosylase isoform X22 yields MRKPRAAVGSGHRRQAASQERRQKHAKSNSQAKPSACDGLARQPEEVVLQASVSPYHLFRDIAEVTAFRRSLLSWYDQEKRDLPWRRRVGRRGAGTVVWVSEVMLQQTQVATVINYYTGWMQKWPTLQDLASASLEEVNQLWAGLGYYSRGRRLQEGARKVVEELGGHMPRTAETLQQLLPGVGRYTAGAIASIAFGQATGVVDGNVARVLCRVRAIGADPSSTLVSQRLWGLAQQLVDPARPGDFNQAAMELGATVCTPQRPLCSQCPVQSLCRARQRVEREQLLASRSLSGNPDVEECALNTGQCQLCLPASEPWDQTLGVVNFPRKASRKPPREESSATCVLEQPGALGGAQILLVQRPNSGLLAGLWEFPSVTWEPSEQLQRKALLQELQRWAGPLPATRLRHLGEVVHTFSHIKLTYQVYGLALEGQTPVTTVPAGARWLTQEEFHTAAVSTAMKKVFRVYQGQQPGTCKGSKRSQVSSPCSRKKPCMGQQVLDNFFRPHISTDASNLNSAAQ; encoded by the exons AAAGGAGGCAGAAGCATGCTAAGAGCAACAGTCAGGCCAAGCCTTCTGCTTGTGATG GCCTGGCCAGGCAGCCGGAAGAGGTGGTATTGCAGGCCTCTGTCTCCCCATACCATCTATTCAGAGACATAGCCGAAGTCACAGCCTTCCGAAGGAGCCTGCTAAGCTGGTACGACCAAGAGAAGCGGGACTTACCATGGAGAAGACGGGTAGGCAGGCGAGGAGCAGGGACAGTGG TGTGGGTCTCAGAGGTCATGCTGCAGCAGACCCAGGTTGCCACTGTGATCAACTACTATACTGGATGGATGCAG AAGTGGCCTACACTGCAGGACCTGGCCAGTGCTTCCCTGGAG GAGGTGAATCAGCTCTGGGCTGGCCTGGGGTACTATTCTCGTGGCCGGCGGCTGCAGGAGGGAGCTCGGAAG GTCGTAGAGGAGCTAGGGGGCCACATGCCACGTACAGCAGAGACCCTGCAGCAGCTCCTGCCCGGCGTGGGGCGCTACACAGCTGGGGCCATTGCCTCTATCGCCTTTGGCCAG gcaacCGGTGTGGTGGATGGCAACGTAGCACGGGTGCTGTGCCGTGTCCGAGCCATTGGTGCTGATCCCAGCAGCACCCTTGTTTCCCAGCGGCTCTG GGGTCTAGCCCAGCAACTGGTGGACCCAGCCCGGCCAGGAGATTTCAACCAAGCAGCCATGGAGCTAGGGGCCACAGTGTGTACCCCACAGCGCCCACTGTGCAGCCAGTGCCCTGTGCAGAGCCTGTGCCGGGCACGCCAGAGA GTGGAGCGGGAACAGCTCTTAGCCTCACGGAGCCTGTCGGGCAATCCTGATGTGGAGGAGTGTG CTCTCAACACTGGACAGTGCCAGTTGTGCCTGCCTGCTTCAGAGCCCTGGGACCAGACCCTGGGAGTGGTCAACTTCCCCAGAAAGGCCAGCCGCAAGCCTCCCAGGGAGGAGAGCTCTGCTACCTGTGTTCTGGAACAGCCTGGGGCCCTTGGGGGTGCCCAAATTCTGCTGGTACAGAGGCCCAACTCAG GTCTGCTGGCAGGACTGTGGGAGTTCCCGTCCGTTACCTGGGAGCCCTCAGAGCAGCTTCAGCGCAAGGCCCTACTGCAGGAACTACAGCGTTGGGCTGGGCCCCTCCCAGCCACGCGCCTCCGGCACCTTGGGGAG GTTGTCCACACCTTCTCTCACATCAAGCTGACATATCAAGTATATGGTCTGGCCTTGGAAGGGCAGACCCCAGTGACCACCGTACCAGCAGGCGCTCGCTGGCTGACCCAGGAGGAATTTCACACCGCAGCTGTTTCCACCGCCATGAAAAAG GTTTTCCGTGTGTATCAGGGCCAACAGCCAGGGACCTGCAAG GGTTCCAAAAGGTCCCAGGTGTCCTCTCCGTGCAGTCGGAAAAAGCCCTGCATGGGCCAGCAAGTCCTGGATAATTTCTTTCGGCCTCACATCTCCACTGATGCATCCAACCTCAACAGTGCAGCCCAGTGA
- the MUTYH gene encoding adenine DNA glycosylase isoform X19 — MRKPRAAVGSGHRRQAASQERRQKHAKSNSQAKPSACDGLARQPEEVVLQASVSPYHLFRDIAEVTAFRRSLLSWYDQEKRDLPWRRRAEDEVDPDRRAYAVWVSEVMLQQTQVATVINYYTGWMQKWPTLQDLASASLEEVNQLWAGLGYYSRGRRLQEGARKVVEELGGHMPRTAETLQQLLPGVGRYTAGAIASIAFGQATGVVDGNVARVLCRVRAIGADPSSTLVSQRLWGLAQQLVDPARPGDFNQAAMELGATVCTPQRPLCSQCPVQSLCRARQRVEREQLLASRSLSGNPDVEECALNTGQCQLCLPASEPWDQTLGVVNFPRKASRKPPREESSATCVLEQPGALGGAQILLVQRPNSGLLAGLWEFPSVTWEPSEQLQRKALLQELQRWAGPLPATRLRHLGEVVHTFSHIKLTYQVYGLALEGQTPVTTVPAGARWLTQEEFHTAAVSTAMKKVFRVYQGQQPGTCKGSKRSQVSSPCSRKKPCMGQQVLDNFFRPHISTDASNLNSAAQ; from the exons AAAGGAGGCAGAAGCATGCTAAGAGCAACAGTCAGGCCAAGCCTTCTGCTTGTGATG GCCTGGCCAGGCAGCCGGAAGAGGTGGTATTGCAGGCCTCTGTCTCCCCATACCATCTATTCAGAGACATAGCCGAAGTCACAGCCTTCCGAAGGAGCCTGCTAAGCTGGTACGACCAAGAGAAGCGGGACTTACCATGGAGAAGACGG GCAGAAGATGAGGTGGACCCGGACAGGCGGGCATATGCTG TGTGGGTCTCAGAGGTCATGCTGCAGCAGACCCAGGTTGCCACTGTGATCAACTACTATACTGGATGGATGCAG AAGTGGCCTACACTGCAGGACCTGGCCAGTGCTTCCCTGGAG GAGGTGAATCAGCTCTGGGCTGGCCTGGGGTACTATTCTCGTGGCCGGCGGCTGCAGGAGGGAGCTCGGAAG GTCGTAGAGGAGCTAGGGGGCCACATGCCACGTACAGCAGAGACCCTGCAGCAGCTCCTGCCCGGCGTGGGGCGCTACACAGCTGGGGCCATTGCCTCTATCGCCTTTGGCCAG gcaacCGGTGTGGTGGATGGCAACGTAGCACGGGTGCTGTGCCGTGTCCGAGCCATTGGTGCTGATCCCAGCAGCACCCTTGTTTCCCAGCGGCTCTG GGGTCTAGCCCAGCAACTGGTGGACCCAGCCCGGCCAGGAGATTTCAACCAAGCAGCCATGGAGCTAGGGGCCACAGTGTGTACCCCACAGCGCCCACTGTGCAGCCAGTGCCCTGTGCAGAGCCTGTGCCGGGCACGCCAGAGA GTGGAGCGGGAACAGCTCTTAGCCTCACGGAGCCTGTCGGGCAATCCTGATGTGGAGGAGTGTG CTCTCAACACTGGACAGTGCCAGTTGTGCCTGCCTGCTTCAGAGCCCTGGGACCAGACCCTGGGAGTGGTCAACTTCCCCAGAAAGGCCAGCCGCAAGCCTCCCAGGGAGGAGAGCTCTGCTACCTGTGTTCTGGAACAGCCTGGGGCCCTTGGGGGTGCCCAAATTCTGCTGGTACAGAGGCCCAACTCAG GTCTGCTGGCAGGACTGTGGGAGTTCCCGTCCGTTACCTGGGAGCCCTCAGAGCAGCTTCAGCGCAAGGCCCTACTGCAGGAACTACAGCGTTGGGCTGGGCCCCTCCCAGCCACGCGCCTCCGGCACCTTGGGGAG GTTGTCCACACCTTCTCTCACATCAAGCTGACATATCAAGTATATGGTCTGGCCTTGGAAGGGCAGACCCCAGTGACCACCGTACCAGCAGGCGCTCGCTGGCTGACCCAGGAGGAATTTCACACCGCAGCTGTTTCCACCGCCATGAAAAAG GTTTTCCGTGTGTATCAGGGCCAACAGCCAGGGACCTGCAAG GGTTCCAAAAGGTCCCAGGTGTCCTCTCCGTGCAGTCGGAAAAAGCCCTGCATGGGCCAGCAAGTCCTGGATAATTTCTTTCGGCCTCACATCTCCACTGATGCATCCAACCTCAACAGTGCAGCCCAGTGA
- the MUTYH gene encoding adenine DNA glycosylase isoform X34, with product MRKPRAAVGSGHRRQAASQERRQKHAKSNSQAKPSACDGLARQPEEVVLQASVSPYHLFRDIAEVTAFRRSLLSWYDQEKRDLPWRRRAEDEVDPDRRAYAVWVSEVMLQQTQVATVINYYTGWMQKWPTLQDLASASLEEVNQLWAGLGYYSRGRRLQEGARKVVEELGGHMPRTAETLQQLLPGVGRYTAGAIASIAFGQATGVVDGNVARVLCRVRAIGADPSSTLVSQRLWGLAQQLVDPARPGDFNQAAMELGATVCTPQRPLCSQCPVQSLCRARQRVEREQLLASRSLSGNPDVEECGLLAGLWEFPSVTWEPSEQLQRKALLQELQRWAGPLPATRLRHLGEVVHTFSHIKLTYQVYGLALEGQTPVTTVPAGARWLTQEEFHTAAVSTAMKKVFRVYQGQQPGTCKGSKRSQVSSPCSRKKPCMGQQVLDNFFRPHISTDASNLNSAAQ from the exons AAAGGAGGCAGAAGCATGCTAAGAGCAACAGTCAGGCCAAGCCTTCTGCTTGTGATG GCCTGGCCAGGCAGCCGGAAGAGGTGGTATTGCAGGCCTCTGTCTCCCCATACCATCTATTCAGAGACATAGCCGAAGTCACAGCCTTCCGAAGGAGCCTGCTAAGCTGGTACGACCAAGAGAAGCGGGACTTACCATGGAGAAGACGG GCAGAAGATGAGGTGGACCCGGACAGGCGGGCATATGCTG TGTGGGTCTCAGAGGTCATGCTGCAGCAGACCCAGGTTGCCACTGTGATCAACTACTATACTGGATGGATGCAG AAGTGGCCTACACTGCAGGACCTGGCCAGTGCTTCCCTGGAG GAGGTGAATCAGCTCTGGGCTGGCCTGGGGTACTATTCTCGTGGCCGGCGGCTGCAGGAGGGAGCTCGGAAG GTCGTAGAGGAGCTAGGGGGCCACATGCCACGTACAGCAGAGACCCTGCAGCAGCTCCTGCCCGGCGTGGGGCGCTACACAGCTGGGGCCATTGCCTCTATCGCCTTTGGCCAG gcaacCGGTGTGGTGGATGGCAACGTAGCACGGGTGCTGTGCCGTGTCCGAGCCATTGGTGCTGATCCCAGCAGCACCCTTGTTTCCCAGCGGCTCTG GGGTCTAGCCCAGCAACTGGTGGACCCAGCCCGGCCAGGAGATTTCAACCAAGCAGCCATGGAGCTAGGGGCCACAGTGTGTACCCCACAGCGCCCACTGTGCAGCCAGTGCCCTGTGCAGAGCCTGTGCCGGGCACGCCAGAGA GTGGAGCGGGAACAGCTCTTAGCCTCACGGAGCCTGTCGGGCAATCCTGATGTGGAGGAGTGTG GTCTGCTGGCAGGACTGTGGGAGTTCCCGTCCGTTACCTGGGAGCCCTCAGAGCAGCTTCAGCGCAAGGCCCTACTGCAGGAACTACAGCGTTGGGCTGGGCCCCTCCCAGCCACGCGCCTCCGGCACCTTGGGGAG GTTGTCCACACCTTCTCTCACATCAAGCTGACATATCAAGTATATGGTCTGGCCTTGGAAGGGCAGACCCCAGTGACCACCGTACCAGCAGGCGCTCGCTGGCTGACCCAGGAGGAATTTCACACCGCAGCTGTTTCCACCGCCATGAAAAAG GTTTTCCGTGTGTATCAGGGCCAACAGCCAGGGACCTGCAAG GGTTCCAAAAGGTCCCAGGTGTCCTCTCCGTGCAGTCGGAAAAAGCCCTGCATGGGCCAGCAAGTCCTGGATAATTTCTTTCGGCCTCACATCTCCACTGATGCATCCAACCTCAACAGTGCAGCCCAGTGA
- the MUTYH gene encoding adenine DNA glycosylase isoform X21, whose translation MRKPRAAVGSGHRRQAASQERRQKHAKSNSQAKPSACDAGLARQPEEVVLQASVSPYHLFRDIAEVTAFRRSLLSWYDQEKRDLPWRRRVGRRGAGTVVWVSEVMLQQTQVATVINYYTGWMQKWPTLQDLASASLEEVNQLWAGLGYYSRGRRLQEGARKVVEELGGHMPRTAETLQQLLPGVGRYTAGAIASIAFGQATGVVDGNVARVLCRVRAIGADPSSTLVSQRLWGLAQQLVDPARPGDFNQAAMELGATVCTPQRPLCSQCPVQSLCRARQRVEREQLLASRSLSGNPDVEECALNTGQCQLCLPASEPWDQTLGVVNFPRKASRKPPREESSATCVLEQPGALGGAQILLVQRPNSGLLAGLWEFPSVTWEPSEQLQRKALLQELQRWAGPLPATRLRHLGEVVHTFSHIKLTYQVYGLALEGQTPVTTVPAGARWLTQEEFHTAAVSTAMKKVFRVYQGQQPGTCKGSKRSQVSSPCSRKKPCMGQQVLDNFFRPHISTDASNLNSAAQ comes from the exons AAAGGAGGCAGAAGCATGCTAAGAGCAACAGTCAGGCCAAGCCTTCTGCTTGTGATG CAGGCCTGGCCAGGCAGCCGGAAGAGGTGGTATTGCAGGCCTCTGTCTCCCCATACCATCTATTCAGAGACATAGCCGAAGTCACAGCCTTCCGAAGGAGCCTGCTAAGCTGGTACGACCAAGAGAAGCGGGACTTACCATGGAGAAGACGGGTAGGCAGGCGAGGAGCAGGGACAGTGG TGTGGGTCTCAGAGGTCATGCTGCAGCAGACCCAGGTTGCCACTGTGATCAACTACTATACTGGATGGATGCAG AAGTGGCCTACACTGCAGGACCTGGCCAGTGCTTCCCTGGAG GAGGTGAATCAGCTCTGGGCTGGCCTGGGGTACTATTCTCGTGGCCGGCGGCTGCAGGAGGGAGCTCGGAAG GTCGTAGAGGAGCTAGGGGGCCACATGCCACGTACAGCAGAGACCCTGCAGCAGCTCCTGCCCGGCGTGGGGCGCTACACAGCTGGGGCCATTGCCTCTATCGCCTTTGGCCAG gcaacCGGTGTGGTGGATGGCAACGTAGCACGGGTGCTGTGCCGTGTCCGAGCCATTGGTGCTGATCCCAGCAGCACCCTTGTTTCCCAGCGGCTCTG GGGTCTAGCCCAGCAACTGGTGGACCCAGCCCGGCCAGGAGATTTCAACCAAGCAGCCATGGAGCTAGGGGCCACAGTGTGTACCCCACAGCGCCCACTGTGCAGCCAGTGCCCTGTGCAGAGCCTGTGCCGGGCACGCCAGAGA GTGGAGCGGGAACAGCTCTTAGCCTCACGGAGCCTGTCGGGCAATCCTGATGTGGAGGAGTGTG CTCTCAACACTGGACAGTGCCAGTTGTGCCTGCCTGCTTCAGAGCCCTGGGACCAGACCCTGGGAGTGGTCAACTTCCCCAGAAAGGCCAGCCGCAAGCCTCCCAGGGAGGAGAGCTCTGCTACCTGTGTTCTGGAACAGCCTGGGGCCCTTGGGGGTGCCCAAATTCTGCTGGTACAGAGGCCCAACTCAG GTCTGCTGGCAGGACTGTGGGAGTTCCCGTCCGTTACCTGGGAGCCCTCAGAGCAGCTTCAGCGCAAGGCCCTACTGCAGGAACTACAGCGTTGGGCTGGGCCCCTCCCAGCCACGCGCCTCCGGCACCTTGGGGAG GTTGTCCACACCTTCTCTCACATCAAGCTGACATATCAAGTATATGGTCTGGCCTTGGAAGGGCAGACCCCAGTGACCACCGTACCAGCAGGCGCTCGCTGGCTGACCCAGGAGGAATTTCACACCGCAGCTGTTTCCACCGCCATGAAAAAG GTTTTCCGTGTGTATCAGGGCCAACAGCCAGGGACCTGCAAG GGTTCCAAAAGGTCCCAGGTGTCCTCTCCGTGCAGTCGGAAAAAGCCCTGCATGGGCCAGCAAGTCCTGGATAATTTCTTTCGGCCTCACATCTCCACTGATGCATCCAACCTCAACAGTGCAGCCCAGTGA